A single genomic interval of Pomacea canaliculata isolate SZHN2017 linkage group LG5, ASM307304v1, whole genome shotgun sequence harbors:
- the LOC112564203 gene encoding uncharacterized protein LOC112564203 has protein sequence MASTVPPNTVSVTKPEARLLQREKVMLDFIGELMDSHVSVDRGGLSSGNIVVTHGDPEKVSSIIRKILYRVDVPVAEKTDEDISQIMKSLSEKFCGQFEADFEEDRSTFTAAFHKRVKADLKPLIESIAMKRGCLPLSPYQINYLQRHLDEVQERFNGGQHKGAVSIKMQKELGQQGTLLISSKWLDFKATKQLADQLTSNLRNQREKLEVSRALYLSSVKGQQELRQLEEKDRCHVSVLLPGHQLLARAESPKGLCVFLCEGNMAATDCNVLLLPLHEGHKDWTPAQKMILDRGLLTTKPELYAELIGCSPKPRTLMLKCQRPEAGKTVVLVYVPDHSDCCSVSVEEMAKGLDGERAEKLTEGLGVALAEEQADKPIIGLVEGVDIELGPEETEEINGESNLKETEKPIEGLDGEPFKWLDKELDGGKDGESDAGLDLDPEQPKEEELSKGINGELDVEISKGMDGEATAGRDGETVKDIDGKLDGELAQILDGEVDVELLTEVSNGPAQKVAKDLVGGVAKGLAEALRLPCSRGTSVAVPARFSTQHSAADNLKTTLRVVRHILEEDEDSPTTVVVFLEASSDCERKHVTEALEQTLSPRWKVETDFVVLQEENKTASPAAIICAQHQDLEKASSELQNIRVPKEYEGSTSVLSADIKPGSDLCIVSQSISKDLETGKVSEEKRLSGQQQICDNDDKSAEDEGRGNDESVTCFRDDTSTDDRFDDSKQVDGSAEDNDAETITVPWGEDARDEDNNAKDQSKQKAPSFGGTRLLISGIVKRLSENFLKTFLKRVGAADVLSLQMNRNRDKALIVIANENVDLQHLKQVCTEKSVCGDEVIVKAAPISNSVLIQNLNPTTQDGAIFYFFSNKKRSGGGPVCDVFRLDDTRALVQFEQLADTQAVVDKKAQVLDSFPLEVCMSPWNELTPRQEQSLATTYSGSPTLSNVDQKRKGSRGKQYERQHERPTEGRSGPDLLSEPCEVPQYSNVVTDSGPNGEPSLWGRGRGRGSRRGGRRGNKSTSERWDGRPRESSQPFGHQAFYPPYPLQACYYGSAEINARGKFKPPDSIIVTSTRPGVPENWKEQVLKKIDKYEHFFPDRVLGEMNQAQLNRDLASELPQTEQMMETAARFREGNSTVTLRGAQEMRAKNGEEPVDRRAEQDTNSVPRLEVIRGLKPCQIKVMSLPQVESRFEEKYKGLSLHMDRENKKLALRIEATEKEAKKMMADIMEYVTQISERTLPATEAMARLLADQRSLSCTEAMLKKKGVLCRLELKSNAISVSAPTSGLAEQAEDIFRRSFNEHSRDLEEDEVAAAKSSSWKNLSEKLQRRDKEEVPNPVLLLNTEKKIVTLLDVAENFPKTWADVKTFFSIKKVTKLERKIYLNHCKFLTKCCKEKIKLLKEKAAQVGVLVNIGKNGHVDFTGLTDDISVINGEMVNLLKSIQMKKKVFSGPGIDTYLNSSAGQLFIEHTGQANLCLVTTSGDNTFLTYPNGFMVDRDKSKQSEEPHDAFSEVIQPNEGSSSAALEAGDVGSNSVEKTMWKSIAVLVYSCDQEAIQKVLKEIREHIKQNQATKEEQDEIICNFSPQQLSAVTALQKKYEVVINMDAKRGTVKITGFQSNVLEAYAALKDIKSEASMRDPITGTMPILWQHEVSEGKFRNFDPEDIRDIEAAYNRRDSSVTLTNKQGGNYKVVFEEKKVLDLFAQPVSVRRIDVLQGNIAGTENPEEIPLPSNWEPMDGTKVKLVDLDPFSNEYKDVLMLFGNETVKKIQRVQNPTLFQQYKVKKKELEMHNPPGTENEKRLWHGTDSKNIDSITTNGFNRSYCGQHGTAFGQGVYFATDSALARRYTKDSHILQARVLVGQSTPGHKSLRMPPNKPGSARPYDSLYGPRMFVIFHDTQAYPEYLLTL, from the exons ATGGCCTCCACAGTGCCACCAAACACTGTTAGTGTGACGAAACCTGAGGCGAGGCTCTTACAGAGGGAAAAGGTCATGCTGGACTTTATCGGAGAACTGATGGACAGTCATGTTTCTGTAGACAGGGGCGGCCTGTCCAGTGGGAACATCGTGGTAACCCACGGAGATCCCGAGAAAGTTTCTTCTATCATCCGCAAAATACTATACCGGGTGGACGTGCCAGTCGCAGAGAAAACTGACGAAGACATTTCACAAATCATGAAGTCACTAAGCGAAAAATTCTGTGGTCAGTTCGAGGCTGACTTTGAAGAAGACCGTTCTACTTTCACAGCAGCGTTTCACAAGAGGGTAAAGGCTGACTTAAAGCCCCTCATTGAAAGCATCGCAATGAAACGTGGTTGTCTTCCCCTGTCGCCATACCAGATAAACTACCTGCAGCGCCACCTGGATGAAGTACAAGAGAGATTCAATGGCGGCCAGCACAAAGGTGCGGTCAGTATCAAGATGCAGAAAGAGTTGGGGCAGCAGGGCACACTACTAATTTCCTCCAAATGGTTGGACTTCAAAGCCACAAAACAGTTGGCAGATCAGCTGACTTCCAACCTTCGAAACCAGCGAGAGAAGCTCGAAGTATCGCGTGCTTTGTATCTAAgcagtgtcaaaggtcaacaaGAGTTACGACAGCTGGAAGAGAAGGACCGTTGCCATGTCTCGGTCTTGTTGCCTGGTCACCAGTTGCTGGCGAGGGCCGAGTCACCAAAAGGACtttgtgtctttctgtgtgAAGGCAACATGGCCGCTACAGACTGCAATGTTCTCCTGCTTCCTTTACACGAAGGTCACAAAGACTGGACTCCTGCGCAGAAGATGATCCTGGACAGAG GTCTTCTGACAACCAAACCCGAACTGTACGCAGAGTTGATTGGCTGCTCGCCCAAGCCACGGACCTTGATGCTTAAGTGTCAAAGGCCAGAAGCTGGAAAGACAGTGGTCCTAGTCTATGTTCCTGACCATTCAGACTGTTGCTCAGTGTCGGTGGAAGAAATGGCTAAAGGACTGGACGGAGAACGGGCTGAAAAGCTAACTGAGGGACTGGGTGTAGCACTCGCTGAAGAACAGGCTGACAAACCAATAATAGGATTGGTTGAAGGAGTAGATATAGAACTAGGTCCAGAAGagactgaagaaataaatggaGAGAGTAATctaaaagaaactgagaaaccGATTGAAGGGCTTGATGGAGAACCCTTTAAATGGCTAGATAAAGAACTGGATGGAGGAAAGGATGGGGAATCGGATGCAGGACTAGACCTGGATCCAGAGCAGCCTAAAGAAGAAGAATTGAGTAAAGGAATAAATGGAGAACTGGATGTAGAAATTTCTAAAGGAATGGATGGAGAAGCAACAGCTGGACGAGATGGAGAAACGGTTAAAGATATTGATGGAAAACTCGATGGAGAACTGGCTCAAATACTGGATGGGGAAGTGGATGTAGAACTACTTACAGAAGTGAGTAATGGACCTGCTCAGAAGGTAGCCAAAGACCTGGTTGGGGGAGTGGCAAAAGGACTGGCTGAAGCTTTACGGTTGCCGTGCTCACGTGGGACAAGCGTTGCTGTACCCGCCAGGTTCAGTACCCAGCATTCGGCGGCTGACAATCTGAAAACAACCCTTAGGGTCGTCAGACACATCTTGGAGGAGGACGAAGACAGCCCGACTACCGTGGTGGTTTTTCTGGAGGCATCATCTGACTGCGAGAGGAAGCACGTGACTGAAGCCCTCGAGCAGACGCTGAGTCCACGCTGGAAGGTTGAGACGGACTTTG TTGTCCTACAGGAGGAGAATAAAACTGCATCACCAGCAGCCATCATCTGTGCTCAACATCAGGACCTAGAAAAGGCATCTAGCGAG CTGCAGAATATTCGCGTTCCTAAAGAATACGAGGGGAGCACGAGTGTACTGAGCGCTGACATAAAACCTGGATCGGACCTCTGTATCGTGTCACAGAGTATCAGTAAAGATCTTGAAACAGGAAAAGTTTCAGAG GAAAAGAGACTTTCTGGACAACAACAGATCTGTGATAACGACGATAAATCAGCTGAGGACGAGGGCAGAGGCAATGACGAATCAGTGACATGTTTTCGTGATGACACCTCTACTGATGACAGGTTTGACGACAGCAAGCAAGTTGATGGTAGTGCTGAGGACAACGATGCCGAGACGATCACTGTTCCATGGGGTGAAG ATGCTCGAGATGAAGACAACAACGCAAAAgaccaaagcaaacaaaaagcgCCATCTTTTGGTGGCACCAGGCTGCTTATCTCTGGCATTGTAAAAAGATTATCTGAAAATTTTCTCAAGACTTTTCTGAAGCGTGTTGGAGCTGCTGATGTGCTGTCTTTGCAGATGAATAGGAACAGAGATAAGGCGCTGATTGTCATAGCAAACGAAAATGTCG ATTTGCAACACCTGAAGCAGGTTTGTACCGAGAAATCAGTGTGTGGTGATGAGGTGATTGTAAAAGCTGCCCCCATTTCGAACTCAGTTCTGATCCAAAACCTGAACCCCACGACGCAAGACGGAGccattttctacttttttagCAACAAAAAGAGAAGCGGTGGAGGACCTGTGTGCGATGTCTTCAGACTCGATGACACTCGTGCTCTTGTTCAGTTTGAGCAGCTCGCCG ATACCCAGGCGGTTGTGGACAAAAAAGCTCAAGTCTTGGATAGCTTCCCTTTGGAGGTCTGTATGTCTCCTTGGAATGAACTTACACCTCGGCAAGAACAATCGTTAGCTACTACCTATTCTGGATCACCTACACTTTCGAATGTTGACCAAAAACGAAAAGGTTCTAGAGGCAAGCAGTATGAGCGACAACATGAAAGACCGACAGAAGGAAGATCTGGTCCTGACCTACTGTCTGAACCTTGCGAAGTCCCACAATATTCAAATGTAGTCACAGATTCAGGACCCAATGGTGAGCCGTCTCTCTGGGGAAGAGGGAGAGGTAGGGGCAGCAGAAGGGGAGGCAGACGAGGAAATAAAAGTACTTCCGAGAGGTGGGACGGAAGACCGAGAGAGTCTTCACAACCTTTCGGACACCAAGCATTCTATCCACCATATCCTTTGCAAGCATGTTACTACGGATCAGCTGAAATTAATGCTAGAGGGAAATTTAAACCACCTGACTCTATTATAGTTACTTCCACAAGGCCAGGTGTACCAGAAAACTGGAAAGAACAGGTGTTGAAGAAAATCGACAAATATGAGCACTTTTTTCCAGACAGGGTTTTGGGAGAAATGAACCAAGCGCAGCTGAACAGAGATTTAGCATCAGAACTGCCACAAACAGAGCAAATGATGGAAACTGCTGCAAGATTCAGGGAAGGGAATTCTACTGTCACACTAAGAGGTGCGCAGGAGATGAGGGCTAAAAATGGCGAGGAACCGGTCGACAGAAGAGCAGAACAGGACACAAACTCAGTTCCACGATTAGAAGTCATCCGAGGCCTGAAGCCATGCCAGATCAAGGTCATGTCCTTGCCACAGGTCGAGAGCAGGTTCGAGGAGAAATATAAAGGTCTTTCTCTTCATATGGATCGAGAGAACAAGAAGCTGGCCCTAAGGATAGAGGCCACAGAGAAAGAAGCGAAAAAGATGATGGCCGACATCATGGAATACGTGACACAGATCTCAGAGAGAACACTGCCAGCCACAGAGGCCATGGCCCGTCTGCTCGCCGACCAGCGCTCCCTCAGCTGCACAGAAGCCATGCTAAAGAAGAAAGGCGTTCTCTGTCGTCTGGAACTGAAGTCCAATGCCATTTCAGTCAGTGCCCCAACATCCGGTCTGGCAGAGCAGGCAGAAGATATTTTCAGGCGTTCGTTCAACGAACATAGCCGTGATCTCGAGGAAGATGAAGTTGCAGCAGCAAAGTCCTCATCCTGGAAAAACTTATCAGAAAAACTTCAGCGAAGAGACAAAGAAGAAGTACCCAACCCTGTCCTGCTCCTCAACACGGAGAAGAAGATCGTAACCCTTCTAGATGTGGCTGAGAATTTCCCTAAGACATGGGCcgatgtgaaaacatttttcagcatTAAAAAAGTGACGAAACTAGAGCGAAAAATATATCTGAATCATTGCAAATTTCTGACAAAGTGttgtaaagaaaagataaagctGCTGAAGGAGAAGGCCGCCCAAGTAGGTGTGCTCGTAAACATCGGCAAGAACGGCCATGTGGACTTCACGGGCCTCACGGACGATATTTCAGTCATCAATGGGGAGATGGTCAATCTTCTTAAATCCattcagatgaagaagaaggtATTTTCTGGTCCAGGTATAGACACTTATCTCAACAGCTCTGCAGGGCAACTGTTTATAGAGCACACAGGGCAGGCAAACCTTTGCCTAGTAACGACATCCGGTGATAACACTTTCTTAACTTACCCTAATGGTTTCATGGTGGATAGAGACAAATCAAAGCAGTCTGAAGAACCACATGATGCCTTCTCGGAAGTAATTCAGCCTAATGAGGGATCAAGTTCGGCAGCTCTTGAAGCAG GTGACGTTGGCTCAAACTCCGTTGAAAAGACCATGTGGAAATCTATTGCTGTATTAGTATACTCCTGCGATCAAGAGGCGATTCAAAAAGTGCTCAAAGAAATAAGAGAACACATCAAGCAGAACCAGGCCACCAAGGAGGAACAGGACGAAATCATCTGCAACTTTTCTCCTCAGCAG CTGTCAGCAGTAACAGCCCTACAAAAGAAATACGAGGTCGTCATTAACATGGATGCAAAAAGGGGCACCGTTAAAATTACTGGATTCCAATCCAATGTCCTGGAAGCTTACGCAGCCCTTAAAGACATCAAATCCGAGGCGAGCATGCGTGACCCCATCACTGGCACGATGCCAATTCTCTGGCAGCATGAGGTCAGCGAGGGCAAGTTCAGAAACTTTGACCCAGAGGACATTCGCGACATCGAGGCAGCCTACAACAGGAGAGATTCTTCTGTTACTCTGACGAACAAGCAGGGAGGGAACTATAAAGTTGTATTTGAGGAAAAGAAGGTCTTAGACTTGTTCGCCCAGCCTGTTTCCGTCCGACGGATAGACGTTTTGCAGGGAAACATTGCAG GAACAGAAAATCCAGAAGAGATCCCGCTGCCTAGCAACTGGGAACCCATGGACGGAACTAAAGTGAAACTAGTTGATTTGGACCCTTTTTCCAATGAATACAAAGATGTATTGATGCTATTTGGAAATGAGACTGTCAAGAAG ATCCAGCGCGTGCAGAACCCAACTTTGTTCCAGCAGTACAAGGTGAAGAAGAAGGAGCTGGAGATGCACAACCCACCTGGCACTGAAAACGAGAAGAGGCTCTGGCATGGCACTGACTCCAAAAACATTGACAGTATAACTACTAACGGCTTTAATCGGAGCTACTGTGGGCAGCATG GAACAGCATTTGGTCAGGGTGTCTACTTTGCTACAGACTCTGCCCTTGCCAGACGCTATACCAAGGACAGTCACATACTTCAGGCGCGTGTGCTGGTAGGCCAGTCCACGCCAGGTCACAAAAGCTTGAGAATGCCCCCCAATAAGCCAGGATCAGCCAGACCCTATGATTCTCTCTATGGACCGAGAATGTTTGTCATCTTCCATGACACCCAGGCTTACCCCGAGTATCTGCTGACCCTATGA